The stretch of DNA TCCTCGCCGAGCGCGGCACCCTCGTCCAGAGCGGTGTCAGCACGCCCGGGCGGTGGGAGTGGACGCCGATCTACTTCAAGGAGCTGACCATCGCCGGCTCCAACGCCTTCGGTATCGAGGAGGTCGACGGCGTGCGCCGGCACGCCATCGCCCACTACCTCGACATGACGGCGTCGGGGCGGGTGGACCTCACCGGCATGCTGACGCACCGGTTCCCCCTCGAGCGGTGGTGGGACGCCCTCAGCGCCCTCGCCCACCAGGACACGAGCGGCGCCATCAAGGTGGCGTTCGAGCCGTCCGCGGCCGGTCCGTGACTACGATGCCTCGGGCATGGGACCGGCCACCACGCCCGGCGCCGAGGCGGGGCGCAGCCCGGTGAGCACTGGCGCCGCCACGGGGGCCGCGCCGGGCGCACGACCACCGTCGCGGCGGGCCCGCGCCACGGTGGTCGCCGGCGAGCCTGCCAGCAAGCGCGCCCTGCGGACCCAGGGTCGCAAGACGATGCGCAAGCTGCTCGACGCGGCCATGGTGGTCTTCGCCCGCCGCGGCTACCACGCGGCGCGCGTCGACGACATCGTGAAGGTGGCCCGCACGTCGCACGGCACCTTCTACCTGTACTTCTCCAACAAGGAGGACCTGCTGCGCGCCCTGGTGGGCGAGGCCGGCGCGGTGGTGGCCGCCCTCGACGACGCCCTCGGGCCGGTGGGCCCGGACGCGCAGGGATGGCAGGAGCTGCGCGCCTGGATGGAGCGGTTCTCCGAGGCCTGGCAACGCTACGCCCCGGTGCTGCGTGCCTGGACCGACCTCGTGATGAGCGA from Acidimicrobiales bacterium encodes:
- a CDS encoding TetR/AcrR family transcriptional regulator gives rise to the protein MGPATTPGAEAGRSPVSTGAATGAAPGARPPSRRARATVVAGEPASKRALRTQGRKTMRKLLDAAMVVFARRGYHAARVDDIVKVARTSHGTFYLYFSNKEDLLRALVGEAGAVVAALDDALGPVGPDAQGWQELRAWMERFSEAWQRYAPVLRAWTDLVMSDKELSAQAHAAAGGVASTLAKRIAEAGPQPGIDPNAAAEAVVAMVDRFHYLRQFAGEPVDASALDTLTTMVHRALFAGGTPPPEVLSVDGEVGTPP